The following are encoded in a window of Candidatus Paceibacterota bacterium genomic DNA:
- a CDS encoding DUF1361 domain-containing protein, with product MKILKLALKHETAMPVLALLIASGACVALVMARIASTGNLRYSFLTWNLFLAWLPLIFALLACERYQGAARWNLAFVSLAGAWLLFFPNAPYIFTDLIHLNSRHLGHFWVDLVLILLCAVTGLVLGFLSLYLMQSVVERMFGRAVSWLFICGVAALSGFGIYLGRFMRFNSWDVLFKPRQVYHGIGSWVADPLANSTSFVFPILFGAFLFLSYLMLFALTHLRPAQAMALPRRNEQAAAI from the coding sequence ATGAAGATACTAAAGCTTGCCTTAAAGCACGAGACCGCCATGCCGGTGCTCGCTTTGTTGATTGCCTCCGGCGCCTGCGTGGCGCTGGTGATGGCGCGAATTGCCTCAACGGGCAACCTGCGTTACAGCTTCCTGACATGGAACCTGTTCCTGGCCTGGCTGCCGCTGATCTTTGCGCTGCTGGCTTGCGAGCGCTATCAAGGCGCCGCGCGGTGGAACCTGGCTTTCGTGAGCCTGGCTGGCGCATGGCTGTTGTTCTTTCCCAACGCGCCCTACATCTTCACGGATTTGATTCACCTTAATTCCCGCCATCTCGGCCATTTCTGGGTGGATCTAGTGCTGATCCTGCTCTGCGCGGTCACGGGACTGGTGCTGGGTTTCCTATCCCTTTACCTGATGCAGTCGGTGGTGGAGCGGATGTTCGGCCGGGCGGTGAGCTGGCTGTTTATCTGCGGGGTGGCGGCGTTGAGCGGATTCGGTATTTATCTGGGCCGCTTCATGCGCTTCAACAGCTGGGACGTGCTGTTCAAGCCACGACAGGTCTATCACGGCATTGGCAGCTGGGTTGCCGATCCCCTGGCCAATTCCACCTCCTTTGTCTTTCCCATCCTCTTCGGCGCATTCCTGTTCCTCTCCTACTTGATGCTCTTTGCGTTAACGCATTTGCGACCCGCGCAGGCGATGGCACTGCCGCGGAGAAACGAGCAGGCCGCCGCGATTTGA
- a CDS encoding zinc ribbon domain-containing protein, translating into MPIYEFHCANCEQDSEILVRSTRWKGTKCPQCGSAKLSKKLSVFASSVASPTSAAPACDGKGGGGCGCCCGGGKHHH; encoded by the coding sequence ATGCCGATTTACGAGTTTCATTGCGCTAACTGCGAGCAAGACAGCGAAATCCTGGTACGTTCCACACGTTGGAAGGGGACCAAGTGCCCGCAATGCGGCTCGGCTAAACTCTCCAAGAAGCTCTCGGTCTTCGCTTCCTCGGTGGCCAGCCCGACCAGCGCCGCGCCGGCGTGCGACGGCAAGGGCGGCGGTGGTTGCGGATGCTGCTGCGGCGGCGGCAAGCATCATCACTGA